From Vicugna pacos unplaced genomic scaffold, VicPac4 scaffold_14, whole genome shotgun sequence, the proteins below share one genomic window:
- the LOC140692690 gene encoding endogenous retrovirus group PABLB member 1 Env polyprotein-like, translated as ESTCVKDVFSQKEAIDLYQKVPPQARQPDSDITERLTGQFYQIWDQHVWVTPESGQLTGPADICWEQREQPCGFNHMTLTKKDWKYLGYISQRFCKWTIDVTFVCKKPFEWPGSDWNNPGYRWVAPNGTKWICGTNIWPWLPCGWVGRCTLGFVIAPGRIVKSVQGVPANMPNLHARWTRSAFKWYDYLAAIFVPSLGTVDIMTKVNTLTNFTQKALIDVKHAMEEINGKQKLMRKAVLQNKMALNILTAAQGGTCAIIKVECCVFIPDLSANISQAVDDMQEQIKHMDAPVSFLPAQWFDWFKSDWWKHALVIIIIIVILICMAPCILSCLSECLTQRLLAFSRIHRPPPYST; from the coding sequence GAATCCACCTGTGTCAAAGATGTTTTTAGTCAAAAAGAAGCAATAGACTTATATCAAAAGGTGCCACCTCAAGCAAGACAGCCAGATTCAGATATTACTGAACGGCTTACAGGACAATTTTACCAAATATGGGACCAACACGTGTGGGTTACACCGGAATCTGGACAATTGACAGGCCCAGCGGACATCTGCTGGGAACAACGAGAACAACCATGTGGTTTTAACCACATGACTTTGActaaaaaggactggaaatatcTGGGATATATATCCCAGAGATTCTGTAAATGGACTATTGATGTTACTTTTGTTTGTAAAAAACCTTTTGAATGGCCTGGCTCAGACTGGAATAATCCAGGCTATCGCTGGGTTGCACCTAATGGAACTAAATGGATTTGTGGAACTAATATTTGGCCTTGGCTGCCTTGTGGTTGGGTTGGACGCTGTACACTGGGATTTGTTATAGCTCCTGGTAGAATTGTGAAATCTGTACAAGGGgttcctgctaatatgcctaatttaCATGCTCGGTGGACCCGATCAGCATTTAAATGGTATGATTATTTAGCTGCTATTTTTGTCCCTTCTTTAGGAACTGTGGATATTATGACAAAAGTTAATACTTTGACTAATTTTACTCAGAAAGCTTTGATTGATGTAAAACATGCTATGGAAGAAATTAATGGTAAACAAAAACTTATGAGAAAAGCTGTATTACAGAATAAAATGGCTCTTAACATTCTCACTGCTGCGCAAGGAGGAACTTGCGCTATTATTAAGGtagaatgttgtgtgtttattcCTGACTTATCTGCTAATATTTCTCAGGCAGTAGATGATATGCAAGAACAAATCAAACACATGGATGCTCCGGTTTCCTTCCTGCCAGCGCAgtggtttgattggtttaaaagtgactgGTGGAAGCATGCTCTGGTGATTATCATAATCATTGTGATCCTAATTTGCatggccccttgtatactctcCTGCTTATCTGAATGTCTGACGCAACGTTTGCTTGCATTTTCTCGTATTCATCGTCCTCCACCATATAGCACCTAG